The proteins below are encoded in one region of Mus caroli chromosome 10, CAROLI_EIJ_v1.1, whole genome shotgun sequence:
- the LOC110303975 gene encoding olfactory receptor 2AP1-like — protein MMANHSSVTKFILLGLTNDVNLQAVLFLFLILTYILSVMGNSAIILLTLLDHRLQTPMYFFLRNFAFLEISFTSVFVPKMLINIGTGDKTISFAGCFTQYFFAILLGATEFYLLAVMSYDRYVAICRPLHYTTIMSRRLCFQLVLSSWLSGFIVVAVPHAMTLQLPFCASNIINHYCCDYTILLHLSCSDTHFIEVIQFLLAAVTLILTLLLVILSYTHIIKTILRIPSAQQRKKAFSTCSSHMIVVSLSYGSCIFMYINPSFKDAANFNKRVAVLNTSVAPLLNPFIYTLRNKQVKIAFKDMLSKTISFFKK, from the coding sequence ATGATGGCAAACCACTCATCAGTGACAAAATTCATTCTTCTTGGATTGACAAATGATGTCAACCTTCAAGctgtgctttttctctttctcatcttaACTTATATCTTAAGTGTCATGGGAAACTCGGCCATCATTCTCTTGACTCTGCTGGATCACCGCCTCCAGACGCCTATGTATTTCTTCCTCCGAAATTTTGCGTTTTTGGAGATATCTTTTACCTCTGTCTTTGTTCCCAAGATGCTAATCAATATTGGAACTGGAGACAAGACTATTTCCTTTGCTGGTTGCTTCACACAGTATTTTTTCGCAATCCTTCTGGGAGCAACCGAATTTTACCTCTTAGCAGTGAtgtcctatgaccgctatgttgcCATTTGCAGACCTCTGCATTACACAACTATCATGAGCCGGAGACTTTGCTTCCAACTAGTTTTAAGTTCCTGGTTATCTGGTTTTATAGTTGTTGCTGTGCCACATGCAATGACTCTTCAGTTGCCTTTCTGTGCATCCAACATCATCAATCATTATTGCTGTGACTACACTATATTGCTGCATTTATCATGTTCAGACACACACTTCATAGAAGTGATCCAGTTCCTCCTGGCTGCTGTGACCCTCATCCTCACCTTGCTGTTGGTGAttctctcctacacacacattATCAAGACCATTTTGAGGATCCCTTCTGCTCAACAGAGAAAAAAAGCTTTCTCTACATGTTCCTCTCACATGATAGTGGTCTCACTCTCTTATGGAAGttgtattttcatgtatataaatCCTTCTTTTAAAGATGCAGCAAATTTTAATAAGAGAGTAGCTGTTTTAAATACCTCTGTTGCACCTCTGTTAAACCCATTCATCTACACTCTTAGAAACAAGCAAGTAAAAATAGCCTTCAAAGATATGCTAAGCAAGACtataagtttctttaaaaagtaa